In a single window of the Xylanimonas protaetiae genome:
- the secA gene encoding preprotein translocase subunit SecA: MPAILEKVLRFGEGRTVKKLQGLAQQVNALESSFTDMSDEELREETDRFKERLARGEKLDDLLPEAFATVREAARRTLGQRHFDVQLMGGAALHLGNIAEMRTGEGKTLVATTAAYLNALEGKGVHVVTTNDYLAKYQGELMGRVYRFLGMSTGVILTGQTPAERREMYAADITYGTNNEFGFDYLRDNMAWSTDDLVQRGHHFAIVDEVDSILIDEARTPLIISGPSGGDANRWYTEFAKVVRRLTPEKDYEVDEKKRTVGVLEPGIAKIEDYLGIDNLYESLNTPLIGFLNNAIKAKELFKRDKDYVVLQGEVMIVDEHTGRMLPGRRYNEGMHQAIEAKEGVEIKAENQTLATVTLQNYFRLYSKLSGMTGTAETEAAEFQGTYKIGVVPIPTNRPMVRIDQPDLVYKNEEGKYAAVVADIVERHAKGQPVLVGTTSVEKSEYLSGLLRKAGVPHSVLNAKEHEREASVVALAGRKGAVTVATNMAGRGTDIMLGGNAEFVAVQTMTDRGYDAVERPEEYEAAWPEVLEHAKDAVKAEHEEVTELGGLYVLGTERHESRRIDNQLRGRSGRQGDPGESRFYLSMQDDLMRLFNSGLAESMMNRAGFPDDVPLESKMVTRGIQSAQSQVEARNFEIRKNVLKYDDVLSRQREVIYAERRRVLEGEDLAEQITHFRNDVITAYVDGATSEGAPESWDLEGLWTALKSVYPVTISVDDVVEEAGGIGQVTREMVLEELKSDAQVAYDTRTEALGEDGMRQLERRVVLSVLDRKWREHLYEMDYLKEGIGLRAMAQRDPLVEYQREGFQLFSAMTDAIKEESVGFLYNLEVQVQQAPAVDAASAAAAAVSAPALAVEAPEAPAKEAPAAEAPAVKAPVEEATAAAPAAAPVAAAPAPAAAPAPVLLGKGLDGPARQVPLSYSGPSEGGTGASAAGGTGASAAGGDDARRSRRALHGEAQATEADGRTFPGTPRNAQCPCGSGKKYKVCHGLNEA; encoded by the coding sequence GTGCCTGCGATCCTCGAGAAGGTGCTCCGGTTCGGCGAGGGCCGGACCGTGAAGAAGCTGCAGGGGCTGGCCCAGCAGGTCAACGCCCTGGAGTCCAGCTTCACGGACATGAGCGACGAGGAGCTGCGGGAGGAGACGGACCGCTTCAAGGAGCGCCTGGCCCGCGGCGAGAAGCTCGACGACCTGCTCCCCGAGGCGTTCGCGACGGTGCGCGAGGCCGCGCGCCGCACGCTCGGCCAGCGGCACTTCGACGTCCAGCTCATGGGCGGCGCCGCCCTGCACCTGGGCAACATCGCCGAGATGCGCACCGGTGAGGGCAAGACGCTCGTCGCGACGACGGCCGCCTACCTCAACGCCCTCGAGGGCAAGGGCGTGCACGTCGTCACCACCAACGACTACCTGGCCAAGTACCAGGGCGAGCTCATGGGCCGCGTCTACCGGTTCCTCGGGATGAGCACGGGCGTCATCCTCACGGGCCAGACGCCGGCCGAGCGCCGCGAGATGTACGCCGCCGACATCACGTACGGCACCAACAACGAGTTCGGCTTCGACTACCTGCGCGACAACATGGCGTGGTCGACCGACGACCTCGTGCAGCGCGGTCACCACTTCGCCATCGTCGACGAGGTCGACTCGATCCTCATCGACGAGGCGCGCACCCCGCTCATCATCTCGGGCCCGTCGGGCGGCGACGCCAACCGCTGGTACACCGAGTTCGCCAAGGTGGTGCGCCGCCTGACCCCGGAGAAGGACTACGAGGTCGACGAGAAGAAGCGCACCGTCGGCGTGCTCGAGCCGGGCATCGCGAAGATCGAGGACTACCTCGGCATCGACAACCTGTACGAGTCGCTCAACACGCCGCTCATCGGGTTCCTCAACAACGCCATCAAGGCCAAGGAGCTCTTCAAGCGCGACAAGGACTACGTCGTGCTCCAGGGCGAGGTCATGATCGTCGACGAGCACACGGGCCGCATGCTGCCGGGCCGCCGCTACAACGAGGGCATGCACCAGGCGATCGAGGCCAAGGAAGGCGTCGAGATCAAGGCCGAGAACCAGACGCTCGCCACGGTCACGCTGCAGAACTACTTCCGCCTCTACTCCAAGCTGTCCGGCATGACCGGTACGGCCGAGACCGAGGCCGCCGAGTTCCAGGGCACCTACAAGATCGGCGTCGTGCCGATCCCGACGAACCGCCCGATGGTCCGCATCGACCAGCCCGACCTCGTCTACAAGAACGAGGAGGGCAAGTACGCGGCCGTCGTCGCCGACATCGTCGAGCGCCACGCCAAGGGCCAGCCCGTCCTGGTGGGTACGACGTCGGTCGAGAAGTCCGAGTACCTGTCCGGCCTGCTGCGCAAGGCCGGGGTGCCGCACTCGGTGCTGAACGCCAAGGAGCACGAGCGCGAGGCCTCCGTCGTCGCGCTCGCGGGCCGCAAGGGCGCCGTCACCGTCGCCACCAACATGGCCGGTCGTGGTACCGACATCATGCTCGGCGGCAACGCCGAGTTCGTCGCCGTCCAGACGATGACCGATCGCGGCTACGACGCCGTCGAGCGCCCCGAGGAGTACGAGGCCGCCTGGCCCGAGGTCCTTGAGCACGCCAAGGACGCCGTCAAGGCCGAGCACGAGGAGGTCACCGAGCTCGGCGGCCTGTACGTGCTGGGCACCGAGCGCCACGAGTCGCGCCGCATCGACAACCAGCTGCGCGGTCGTTCCGGCCGTCAGGGCGACCCGGGCGAGTCCCGGTTCTACCTGTCGATGCAGGACGACCTCATGCGCCTGTTCAACTCCGGCCTCGCCGAGTCGATGATGAACCGCGCCGGGTTCCCCGACGACGTGCCGCTCGAGTCGAAGATGGTCACGCGCGGCATCCAGTCCGCGCAGTCGCAGGTCGAGGCCCGCAACTTCGAGATCCGCAAGAACGTCCTCAAGTACGACGACGTCCTGTCGCGCCAGCGCGAGGTCATCTACGCCGAGCGCCGCCGCGTGCTCGAGGGCGAGGACCTCGCCGAGCAGATCACGCACTTCCGCAACGACGTCATCACCGCGTACGTCGACGGCGCCACCTCCGAGGGCGCGCCCGAGTCGTGGGACCTCGAGGGCCTGTGGACCGCCCTCAAGTCGGTCTATCCCGTGACCATCTCGGTCGACGACGTCGTCGAGGAGGCCGGCGGCATCGGCCAGGTCACGCGCGAGATGGTGCTCGAGGAGCTGAAGTCCGACGCCCAGGTCGCCTACGACACCCGCACCGAGGCGCTCGGCGAGGACGGCATGCGCCAGCTCGAGCGCCGCGTCGTGCTCTCCGTGCTCGACCGCAAGTGGCGCGAGCACCTCTACGAGATGGACTACCTCAAGGAGGGCATCGGCCTGCGCGCGATGGCCCAGCGCGACCCGCTGGTCGAGTACCAGCGCGAGGGCTTCCAGCTCTTCTCGGCCATGACCGACGCCATCAAGGAGGAGTCGGTCGGGTTCCTGTACAACCTCGAGGTCCAGGTGCAGCAGGCGCCGGCCGTCGACGCGGCGTCCGCCGCCGCGGCGGCCGTCTCGGCGCCCGCGCTCGCGGTGGAGGCGCCCGAGGCGCCCGCGAAGGAGGCTCCCGCTGCGGAGGCTCCCGCGGTGAAGGCTCCCGTCGAGGAGGCCACGGCGGCTGCTCCTGCCGCGGCGCCCGTGGCCGCGGCTCCCGCGCCGGCGGCTGCTCCCGCTCCCGTGCTGCTCGGCAAGGGTCTGGACGGCCCGGCCCGTCAGGTGCCGCTGTCGTACAGCGGCCCGAGCGAGGGCGGAACGGGCGCGTCAGCGGCGGGCGGAACGGGCGCGTCCGCGGCGGGCGGCGACGACGCCCGCCGCTCGCGCCGCGCCCTGCACGGCGAGGCCCAGGCCACCGAGGCCGACGGCCGCACCTTCCCCGGCACGCCGCGCAACGCGCAGTGTCCGTGCGGCTCCGGCAAGAAGTACAAGGTCTGCCACGGCCTGAACGAGGCCTGA
- a CDS encoding winged helix-turn-helix domain-containing protein produces the protein MTTTIDVDRGARRATPRAERLSLSQARRAALAAQGLHRERPAVEPGFRQVTAAVRRLGLLQIDSVNVLARAHLMPLYSRLGPYDVGLLDRLHSRTPRRLVEAWAHEASFVPVETWPLLEWRRRAVRDHAWGAISRAAEEHPGELAAVREILAERGPVTAAQVHVELEARGGPGRRTNDEWGWNWTAGKRVLEYLFFTGEAVSAGRTAQFERRYDLAARALPRDVVEAPPVSDGEAIRRLVEISARAHGIATPRDLRDYFRLLRGVTKTLLPAAVAELVEDGVLVPVDVEGLRGPWYRHRDAALPRRATGAALLSPFDPLVFERSRLEELFGTTYRIEIYTPAAKRQYGYYVLPFLEDERVTARLDLKADRQAGVLRVQAAHAEPWSTPATAGRLASELRTMAAWLGLDDVVVASRGDLAPALDAALRP, from the coding sequence GTGACCACCACCATCGACGTCGACCGAGGCGCTCGGCGCGCGACCCCGCGCGCCGAGCGCCTCTCCCTGTCCCAGGCGCGCCGCGCGGCGCTCGCGGCGCAGGGGCTGCACCGCGAGCGGCCCGCCGTCGAGCCGGGGTTCCGGCAGGTCACCGCGGCCGTGCGCCGGCTCGGGCTGCTCCAGATCGACTCCGTGAACGTGCTCGCCCGCGCGCACCTCATGCCGCTGTACTCGCGGCTCGGGCCGTACGACGTCGGGCTGCTCGACCGGCTGCACTCGCGCACCCCGCGACGGCTCGTCGAGGCGTGGGCGCACGAGGCGTCGTTCGTGCCCGTCGAGACGTGGCCGCTGCTCGAGTGGCGGCGCCGCGCGGTGCGCGACCACGCGTGGGGGGCGATCAGCCGGGCGGCCGAGGAGCACCCCGGCGAGCTCGCGGCCGTGCGCGAGATCCTCGCGGAGCGGGGGCCGGTCACGGCGGCCCAGGTGCACGTCGAGCTCGAGGCGCGCGGCGGGCCGGGCCGCCGCACGAACGACGAGTGGGGCTGGAACTGGACCGCCGGGAAGCGGGTCCTGGAGTACCTGTTCTTCACGGGCGAGGCCGTCTCGGCCGGGCGCACGGCGCAGTTCGAGCGCCGCTACGACCTGGCCGCGCGGGCGCTGCCGCGCGACGTGGTCGAGGCGCCGCCCGTCTCCGACGGCGAGGCGATCCGGCGCCTCGTCGAGATCTCCGCCCGCGCCCACGGCATCGCCACACCCCGCGACCTGCGCGACTACTTCCGTCTCCTCCGCGGCGTCACCAAGACCCTCCTGCCCGCCGCGGTCGCCGAGCTCGTCGAGGACGGCGTGCTCGTCCCGGTCGACGTCGAGGGCCTGCGCGGCCCCTGGTACCGGCACCGCGACGCGGCCCTCCCGCGCCGGGCCACGGGTGCGGCGCTCCTGAGCCCGTTCGACCCGCTCGTCTTCGAGCGCTCGCGCCTCGAGGAGCTCTTCGGCACCACGTACCGCATCGAGATCTACACCCCCGCGGCCAAGCGGCAGTACGGCTACTACGTGCTGCCGTTCCTCGAGGACGAGCGCGTCACCGCGCGCCTCGACCTCAAGGCCGACCGGCAGGCCGGCGTGCTGCGCGTCCAGGCCGCGCACGCCGAGCCGTGGTCGACGCCCGCGACGGCGGGGCGGCTCGCGTCGGAGCTGCGCACGATGGCCGCGTGGCTGGGGCTCGACGACGTCGTCGTCGCGTCCCGCGGCGACCTCGCCCCGGCGCTCGACGCGGCTCTGAGGCCCTGA